The following is a genomic window from Hymenobacter monticola.
TTCATTCAACGCAAGTTTGCCTACGGCCTCACGGCCGAAAAGCTGGCGGCCGAGAAGTACGAGCTGAAGTTTGCGGCCTACAGCAAGGTGCGGTTTTTCCTGCTGCGCTCGCCCGTCGATAAGAACTTCCACGTGTATACCACCCTGGCCGGCAAGCAGCTGCAACTGGAGCGGGTGTTTCTGCGCATCGAGGGCGGCACGTTCTGGGTGCCGAATGTCAAGTACATCGAGTTCAAAGGCTTAAATACGGCCACCCGCGAGCTGCTGGTGGAGCGTATCACGCTGTAGCGCGGACTTTCCCTCCGCACCCGGCAAGCGCATCTTCATTTGCATTTCTGCCCGGCGTGCCTACCTTGCAACCGCAAACCACTCCTGTTATGCTCCATTCGCGCATCCAGCTCAGCTATTATTACCTCTACGCCACCGCGTAGAGCGTGCCGCCGTTTGTAGCTAACCCTCAGACTTTTCCAGCGCCGCTCGTTCATCGGGCCGGCGCTTTTTTAATGCCCAATTCCGTCATGTTTTCCACGCCACAGGTCGCTTCTTATTACGGCTATCACTACTTCTTCCCGAAGAAGCCGGCCCGCTGTTGCCCGAGCTAACCGCTCGCTGTCAACACCACCAGGGCCCCACACGGAGGCCCTTTTTTATTGTCCAAACCTCACGCTCGATTTTTCGAATTCACCATGCAAGTTCCCGTTGCCAGCCGCCTAGCCCACACCGGCGAATACTACTTCTCGCGTAAGCTGCGCGAGCTGACAGCTTTGAATGCGGCCGGCGCCAACATCATCAACCTCGGTATTGGCAGCCCCGATTTGCCGCCGCACCCGAGCGTGACGGCCGCCCTCGCTGCCAGCGCTGCCCAGCCCCACGCCCACGGCTACCAGGGCTACCAGGGCACGCCGGCCCTGCGCGGCGCCATGGCCGAGTTTTACCAGCGGCACTACGGCGTGGCGCTCGACCCGGCCAGCGAAATCCTGCCCCTGCTGGGCTCCAAAGAAGGCCTGATGCACGTGGCCATGACCTTTCTGGAAGCCGGCGACGCGGTGCTCATCCCCAACCCTGGCTACCCCACCTACCGCGCCGTGGCCGAAATCAGCGGGGCCGAAGTGCGCGAATACGACCTCACGGCCGCTACCGGCTGGCTGCCCGACCTGGATGCCCTGGCCGCGTCCGACCTCTCGCGGGTGAAGCTCATGCTGGTGAACTACCCGCACATGCCCACCGGCACTGCGGCCGACGTGGCCTTCCTGACGCGGCTGGTGGCCTTTGCCCAAGCCCACGGCATTCTGCTGGTGCACGACAACCCCTACGGCTTCATTCTGAATGAAACGCCGCCCCTGAGCCTGCTGGCCGTGCCCGGCGCCCGCGAGGTAGCGATGGAACTGAACTCGCTCAGCAAGAGCCACAACCTGGCCGGCTGGCGCGTGGGCATGTTGTGCGGCCGCGCCGACCTCGTGGCCACCGTGCTGCGCTTCAAGAGCAACATGGATTCGGGCATGTTTCTGCCGGTGCAGCAGGCGGCGGTGGCCGCCCTGGCGCTGGGCGAGCAATGGTTTTGGGAACTGAACGCCACCTACCGCTTCCGCCGCGCGCTGGTGCTGGCGCTGCTGCGCGCGCTGGGCTGCGAACCGGCCGCTGGCCAGGTGGGCCTGTTCGTGTGGGCCGCCGTGCCGGCCGAATACGCCGACGGCTACGCCCTGAGCGACGCCGTGCTGGCCGGAGCGCGGGTGTTTCTGACGCCAGGCGGCATTTTCGGTAGCAATGGCCGGAGCTACGTGCGGGCCAGCCTGTGCCAGCCAGAAAGCGTGCTGTGCGAAGCGCTGGCGCGGGTGCGGAAATGGCGAAACGCCAGTCATGCCTCGGCTACGCTCGGCATGACGGCCTGATAATTCAACACTTCACTGACCCACAACTCCACCAAATGACTGTCACCATCATCGGCCTCGGCCTCATCGGCGGCTCTTTGGCCCTCAGCTTGCGGCAGTATGGGCTGGCGCAGCACCTCATCGGGGTAGAAGCAAGCCCGGCCCACGCGCGCCGCGCCCAAGAGCTGGGCTTGGTAGATGCTATCGAAACCGACCTACCCACGGCCGTGCGCCGCGCCGACCTAGTGGTGGTGGCCGTGCCCATGGACGCCATGCTCGCGGTGCTGCCCGCCGTGCTCGACGCCGTCGGGCCGCAGCACGTCGTCATCGATGTGGGCTCGACCAAAGGCGCGCTGCTGGCGGCCGTGGTCGGGCACCCGCGCCGGGGGCGCTTCGTGGCCGCGCACCCCATGGCCGGCACCGAGTATTCGGGGCCCGATGCGGCGGTGGCGGGCCTGTTCGAAGGCAAAAATGTGGTGCTATGCGACACCGAGCACAGCGACCCCGACGCCGTGCAACTAGTCGAAAAGCTGTTTCAGGCGCTGCGCATGCGGCTGCTGCACTTGGATGCGGCGGCCCACGACCTGCACACGGCCTACGTGTCGCACATCTCGCACCTCAGCTCGTTTGCGCTGGCGCTCACGGTGCTGGAAAAAGAGAAGGAGGAGCAGCGCATCTTCGATTTGGCCGGCGGCGGGTTTCAGTCGACGGTGCGGCTGGCCAAGAGCGCGCCGGCCACCTGGGTGCCCATCTTCCGCCAAAACCGGCTGAACGTGCTCGATGTGCTCGACGAGCACCTGCATCAGCTTCAAGTGCTGCGCGGGCTGCTGACGCAGGAAGATTACGACGGGCTAGCCGAGCAGATTGGGCAAGCCAACCGCATCCGCAAAATGCTGCCGTGATGAATGAAGTGCAAAGTCGGCCGTCATGCCGAGCGCAGCCAATAACTAATCCAACAACCAACATCCTAATGAATCAAATCACCATCCCCGCCATGAAATCCGCCTTATTCAACCGCCAGCCCGACGACAAGCCTTTCCTTATTGCCGGGCCCTGCTCGGCCGAAACCGAGGAGCAGGTGCTCGAAACCTGCGAGCGCCTGGCCGCCACTGGCAAGGTACAGGCCCTGCGCGCCGGCATCTGGAAGCCCCGCACCAAGCCTAGCGGCTTCGAGGGCGTGGGCACCCGGGGCCTGCCCTGGCTCAAGCGCGCCAGCGAGCTAACCGGCCTGCCCACGGCCGTGGAAGTGGCCACCGCCAAGCACGTGGAAGATTGCCTGGCCTTCGGCATCGACATCCTGTGGGTGGGCGCGCGCACCACCGGCAACCCGTTTTCGGTGCAGGAAATTGCCAGCGCCCTGCGCGGCGTCGACGTGCCCGTGCTGGTGAAAAACCCCATTCACCCCGAACTGGAGCTGTGGGTGGGCGCCGTGGAGCGCCTGCAAAAAGCCGGCCTCACGCACGTGGGCCTCGTGCACCGCGGCTTTTCCAGCTACGGCAACACCGATTTCCGCAATGCGCCGATGTGGCACCTGCCCATTGAAATGAAGCGCCGGCTGCCCGACTTGCCGCTGCTCTGCGACCCCAGCCACATTTGCGGCCGGCGCGACACGCTGGCCGCCGTGGCCCAGCAGGCCCTCAACCTGGGCTTCGACGGCAACATGCTGGAAAGCCACATTGACCCGGATAATGCCTGGAGCGACGCCCGGCAGCAAATCACCCCGGAAGTGCTGCGTGCCCTCATCCAAGACCTGGTGTGGCGCCACGAACCCACTCACGAGCAGGAGTTTCGCTCGGCCCTCGCCGGCCTGCGCGAGCAAATCAACCAACTCGACGCCGAAATGATGCAACTGCTGGGCCGCCGCATGGCCGTGGCGGAGCAAATTGGCCGCTACAAGAAGGAAAACGACCTCACCATCCTCCAAACCAACCGCTGGAACGAGGTGCTGGAACGCGCCCAGCGTCAAGGGGCGTCTGTGGGCCTCACACAAGAATTTGTGGCGCAATACCTGGCCGCAGTACATTTGGAATCCATCAACCGCCAGAACAAGGTGATGGAAAGCTAAAATTGCGAATGCCTGAGACTGCTTTGCCAACACGTCAGTCGATAAAAGGCGTTTTGTACGGATTTTATACTTGTAGTATATAAAAAAGCCGCCTTAGCTACTGCAAGGCGGCTTTTTTATGCTGAAGCTGTTTAGAAAGTCGCTTGGATTGGTCCGACCGCTTTTCGCGGTCCGACCGGTTGTCGTGGGAAGTAATAGCAGAGCTCACCTGACGCGTCCAGACGACGACCGGTCGGACCGCCTAGAGCGGTGTGACCGGTGCGGCTGACTTTCGAAACAGCTTCGCTGTTTCGATGGGTAATTAAACTTTGCCGCGTTCGCGCAGGCGCTTCAGCCCATAGGCGGCGCCGGCCGCCAGCAGCAGCGAAGCACCGCCATCGAGGGGCACATCGGTGGGATTAGGAGTGGTGGGCGTGCCCGGGCCGGGGCCGCCGCTGCCGGGCTGCGCCAGTGCCTCCGATGCAGCTCCCGTGGCCAGCCACAGCGCGGCGGCTGTTAGCGCCAGGCGCCAGGTGTTGAGGTTTTTCATATCAATAAGATTGCAAAAGATGAGGAGAATGCCCACCGCCAGCGCGGTAGAGGCCCCCGGCCATCCAAGGCGACCGGGGGCTCGGTGCGTGCGTAGCTAGTTAATCGTCAGTCGCTTGTTGATGGTGCCGGCGGCCGTTTGCAGGCGCACGGTGTAGATGCCCGGGGCCAGGCCGGGCAGCGACAGCGGGCGGAGCAGGCTGGCGCTGGCGGGCAGGGTTTGGTGCAGCACGGTTTGGCCCAGGGCGTTCAGCAGTGACACTTCCAGGGCCTGCGTGCCCAGCGCGGCGGGGAGGCTGAGCGAAACGCTGCCGTGGGCCGGGTTGGGGTAGAGGGCCGCTTGCTGGCTGAGGGCGGCCGGCGCCGTGGCCAGCACCCGGTTTTGGGTGATGAGCAGCGCGAAGCGGCCGGTGGCGGCCGGGCCGGCTGCCAGGCTCACGGTGTAGCCGGTGGGCTGGCTCAGGTCGAACATGGTGCCGGTTTGGGCGTCGCGCAGGTAGGCGTAGCGGCCGGCGGGCAGGTTCAGCAGCTCGGTGGCGCGCAGGGTGTAGGTGCCGGCTTGCGGCGCGGCCACGCGCAGGGCCACGCTCACGTCGGCGGTGCCCAGCGCCGGCAGCGTGTTGATGGACAGCAGCTCGGTGGCACTTACTTCGCTGGCCAGCACGGGCGTCCCGCTGGCGGTCAGCTTGTAGGCGTCGGCCGTGGCATCGAAGCCGGAACTGGCGCCGCTGGCGAAGCTGACGACGGTTTCATCGCCCGGGCCGGTGGCGGCGCGCAGGTCCAGGCGCACGAGCGGGTCGGTGGTGGTGCTGCGCTGGAAGACGGGGCTGGCGTAGGTGGTGGCGCGGGCCGTGTTGGCGAAATTGATGGCGCCCGGCGTGGCCGCCGAGGTGGTGCGCACAAAGAAGCCCTGCGCCACGGGCAGCAGGTTGGTGCCGCCGTTGGTGCTGGCACCGCCGCGTACGTAGCTGGAATAAGTACCGGCGTACTGGCCACTGGAACGGAACACGTACACGGCCGCATCGAGCCCGGTGGTGCTCACGGCTTCCCAGTCAATCGGGGCGGGGTAAGGGTTGCCCAGCAGCTGCCAGCCCGACTCCGGCAGGGCGGTGCGCGTGAGGCCGCTACGGCTTATGGCGCCGTTGTTCAGCGCGCCCACAAAGTCCACGGTCTGGCTGCCCGGAATGTTCACGGTGTAGCCCTGGCCGGGATTCAGGGCGTCGCTCAGCGCCGTGGGCGATTCCCATCCGTAGTCGAACGCGCTGGTAGCGGGGTTGGCCGAGGCGAACAGACGCGACGGGTTGTAGGCAAACACCGTGGGGAAGGAAGGCACGGTATTGCCCTGCGTGTTGTAAGCCGGATTCACCACCGGCGTGAAGCCGCTGGT
Proteins encoded in this region:
- a CDS encoding DUF4833 domain-containing protein, whose translation is MSAPAFLLFFNLLCTLLPLQKPVTTFPVPSGVPNQLFYLQRDPNTNTVIYQLNLDRAGRLVEDEPVNVFWIRYDEHGERKDLNFIQRKFAYGLTAEKLAAEKYELKFAAYSKVRFFLLRSPVDKNFHVYTTLAGKQLQLERVFLRIEGGTFWVPNVKYIEFKGLNTATRELLVERITL
- a CDS encoding pyridoxal phosphate-dependent aminotransferase, which translates into the protein MQVPVASRLAHTGEYYFSRKLRELTALNAAGANIINLGIGSPDLPPHPSVTAALAASAAQPHAHGYQGYQGTPALRGAMAEFYQRHYGVALDPASEILPLLGSKEGLMHVAMTFLEAGDAVLIPNPGYPTYRAVAEISGAEVREYDLTAATGWLPDLDALAASDLSRVKLMLVNYPHMPTGTAADVAFLTRLVAFAQAHGILLVHDNPYGFILNETPPLSLLAVPGAREVAMELNSLSKSHNLAGWRVGMLCGRADLVATVLRFKSNMDSGMFLPVQQAAVAALALGEQWFWELNATYRFRRALVLALLRALGCEPAAGQVGLFVWAAVPAEYADGYALSDAVLAGARVFLTPGGIFGSNGRSYVRASLCQPESVLCEALARVRKWRNASHASATLGMTA
- a CDS encoding prephenate dehydrogenase; the protein is MTVTIIGLGLIGGSLALSLRQYGLAQHLIGVEASPAHARRAQELGLVDAIETDLPTAVRRADLVVVAVPMDAMLAVLPAVLDAVGPQHVVIDVGSTKGALLAAVVGHPRRGRFVAAHPMAGTEYSGPDAAVAGLFEGKNVVLCDTEHSDPDAVQLVEKLFQALRMRLLHLDAAAHDLHTAYVSHISHLSSFALALTVLEKEKEEQRIFDLAGGGFQSTVRLAKSAPATWVPIFRQNRLNVLDVLDEHLHQLQVLRGLLTQEDYDGLAEQIGQANRIRKMLP
- a CDS encoding chorismate mutase, whose translation is MKSALFNRQPDDKPFLIAGPCSAETEEQVLETCERLAATGKVQALRAGIWKPRTKPSGFEGVGTRGLPWLKRASELTGLPTAVEVATAKHVEDCLAFGIDILWVGARTTGNPFSVQEIASALRGVDVPVLVKNPIHPELELWVGAVERLQKAGLTHVGLVHRGFSSYGNTDFRNAPMWHLPIEMKRRLPDLPLLCDPSHICGRRDTLAAVAQQALNLGFDGNMLESHIDPDNAWSDARQQITPEVLRALIQDLVWRHEPTHEQEFRSALAGLREQINQLDAEMMQLLGRRMAVAEQIGRYKKENDLTILQTNRWNEVLERAQRQGASVGLTQEFVAQYLAAVHLESINRQNKVMES
- a CDS encoding PID-CTERM protein-sorting domain-containing protein, with the protein product MKNLNTWRLALTAAALWLATGAASEALAQPGSGGPGPGTPTTPNPTDVPLDGGASLLLAAGAAYGLKRLRERGKV